A single window of Sneathiella limimaris DNA harbors:
- the rpmB gene encoding 50S ribosomal protein L28, whose product MARRCELTGKGVQAGNNVSHAHNKTRRRFLPNVQDVRLMSEALGRSFSMKVSAAALRSVEHNGGLDNFLMKAKDENLSLQARRVKREVKKAAAAA is encoded by the coding sequence ATGGCCCGTCGTTGTGAATTGACAGGTAAAGGTGTTCAGGCCGGCAACAATGTCAGCCATGCTCACAATAAAACTCGCCGTCGCTTTCTGCCAAACGTTCAGGACGTCCGTTTGATGTCAGAAGCTCTTGGCCGCTCATTTAGCATGAAAGTTTCTGCTGCCGCTCTTCGTTCTGTTGAACATAATGGTGGTCTGGATAACTTCCTGATGAAAGCTAAAGACGAAAACCTGTCTCTGCAGGCACGTCGCGTTAAACGCGAAGTCAAGAAAGCTGCTGCAGCCGCGTAA